The following proteins are co-located in the Schistocerca nitens isolate TAMUIC-IGC-003100 chromosome 2, iqSchNite1.1, whole genome shotgun sequence genome:
- the LOC126234765 gene encoding uncharacterized protein LOC126234765, whose protein sequence is MNEVNDTAVLPCFPSAGCDVTQLRPIKAAEDRCYGIRSSSQTVREAVYNKMKAYLLVILLIGAAACMAGAATTGCSCPQCIIFDPICASSYKNGRRGFSSGCHMRCYNRCYGTDYYQISKGIKCI, encoded by the exons ATGAACGAGGTCAATGATACAGCGGTGCTTCCCTGCTTCCCATCTGCGGGCTGTGACGTCACGCAGCTGCGTCCTATAAAAGCAGCAGAGGATCGATGCTACGGTATCAGAAGCTCGTCTCAGACTGTCCGAGAAGCAGTCTACAACAAGATGAAGGCTTACCTGCTGGTTATCCTGCTTATCG GCGCTGCCGCTTGCATGGCGGGTGCGGCGACCACCGGCTGCTCTTGCCCGCAGTGCATCATCTTCGACCCCATCTGCGCCAGCAGCTACAAGAACGGACGTCGCGGCTTCAGCAGCGGCTGCCACATGCGCTGCTACAACCGATGCTATGGCACGG ATTACTACCAGATCAGTAAGGGGATCAAGTGCATTTGA